Within Desulfobacter sp., the genomic segment CCGCTGTCTTCTATTTTGGACAGCAGGGAAGCAACGGTCATGCCTTCCTCCCATTCCATGGTGATGTCGTCGACTTCTATCATTATAAATAATGGGTGCGGTTATTCCACGCCGTTGGCCTTGAGAACGTCAAGAACTTCCGGGAAATCAATGCCCAGGCGTTTTACGGTTTCCACCGTGGGAATGCCGTTGGCGGTCCAGCCCCGGCGCTTGTAGACAGCATCCTTGAGCAGCTCGTATTGTTCTTCCCGTTTGGCACGCAGGGCCGCCACCTTGGCGGTGGTATCCATGCCGGTGATATCCATTCCGTATTTTTCTTGGAGCTGGCCGTCGTATCTGTCGGCCCGGGACTGATACTCTTCGTTGGTCACAGGACCTACGGCACGGTAGGGTACGGTGTCGTGTTCCCGGGTGCCGTATCCCATTTTCAGATTGAAAATCCGCTGGAAGTTGTACACTGCCTCGCTCATGGTGATGAGATCCTCAGGGGCGGTTTTCCTGCCGGTGACAGAGGCAAAGAAGTCGGCATACCACTGGACATGCTTGACCACCTTGGCCGGTTCGGGGTTGTTTTTATTATCCTCGGGCACGATGTCGTTCCAGGGCAGTTTGCACAGGCCGCAGAGGCCGAACCAGGTGCGGAACATGGGGAACCAGTGCAGGGCCTCGGCCTTGTTTTCAAAGGTGGGCATGAAGTTGTGGACCATGTCCAGGAAAATGAGCCAGGCTTCGTCGTGCTGGGGGCCTTTGAGGGCCAGACCGTAGCCGCCCTGCTGGGCCAAAGATTCCTTGGTGATGTATTCGGAGAATTCCAGTCCCTTGGATTCCATGCCGATGTCCTGCATGAATTTGGGGTCTGAGCCGAAATCCCGGGCAAAGATTTTCTTCATCTGCCGGATGCCCTTGCCCACGATGGCGCCGAATCCTTCGCCCCTGGCCATCTGGTGGATCAGTTCCAGGGCGTTGAACCGGTTGCCGAAGCTCAGGTCCATGCCGCCGGTGTGTTCTGTGGTGATCAGCCCGTTTTCAAAGCACTCCATGACAAAGCCGATGGAGGTGCCCACGGAGATGGTGTCCAGGCCGTAGGCGTCGCAGTAAAAGTTGATTTCAAGAATGGTCTGGGCGTCAAAAATACCCAGGTTGGAGCCGCAGCCGGCAACGGTTTCATATTCCGGGCCGTCAACAAAAACCTTGGCCCCCCGGTAGGGGCCGGTGAAGGGGGAGAAGTCCTTTACCCCGTGGGCGCAGGCCACGGCGCAGCCTCTCCAGCAGCCGTCAAAACCCTTGTCGAAAATATGTTCGTAGACCTCCTCACCGATGACTTTGCTTTCCGGATGGGATCCGAATTTAAAGTTGTTCACCGG encodes:
- a CDS encoding aldehyde:ferredoxin oxidoreductase translates to MGQFSLKEIKAVSYKRAEVKQGYTDQSLRINLSDTQVDITPIDEKIKEKFIGGKGYDLWLMWNAVSGNTKWNDPENTVCIASGPLGGTPGYPGGGKSIVTSISPLTGAPIDSNVGGYFGPYKKFSGFDVLQIDGKAQTDTVVLIDGIENKIKFFQAQDLPEDSYEMSKVLTHYFDEKKPVNVSVVTAGPGAENTYFGCLNFSWWDAGRKMVRYKQAGRGGIGTVFADKKIKAIVGRYGAISMKANAPADMEGLKKVTKAHAKEISTLDPKQNRMALVGTTHLVPIMNDHDCLPVNNFKFGSHPESKVIGEEVYEHIFDKGFDGCWRGCAVACAHGVKDFSPFTGPYRGAKVFVDGPEYETVAGCGSNLGIFDAQTILEINFYCDAYGLDTISVGTSIGFVMECFENGLITTEHTGGMDLSFGNRFNALELIHQMARGEGFGAIVGKGIRQMKKIFARDFGSDPKFMQDIGMESKGLEFSEYITKESLAQQGGYGLALKGPQHDEAWLIFLDMVHNFMPTFENKAEALHWFPMFRTWFGLCGLCKLPWNDIVPEDNKNNPEPAKVVKHVQWYADFFASVTGRKTAPEDLITMSEAVYNFQRIFNLKMGYGTREHDTVPYRAVGPVTNEEYQSRADRYDGQLQEKYGMDITGMDTTAKVAALRAKREEQYELLKDAVYKRRGWTANGIPTVETVKRLGIDFPEVLDVLKANGVE